The Bdellovibrionales bacterium genome segment TATTTTCAGGAGCGATAATATCAAAAACATTTCCGCCTAAAATAACTTCAAAATCAACAACAGGATCGTGCGTACCTAGGAGGTACTTAATATGCTTACTGATAGGAGGATGAGGTGGAAAATTATCCAATACATTAAATATCTCTGGATTACTTTTTCTGAGATCGTCAAGGTGGATATATCCATTGATTGCGTAAATGTTCCGAACAATAGAGAATATTTCGATATAAGACGAAAACACACATCCAAAGCTGTGTGCTACTACTAAATCTAGGTTTATACCCGTTGCCAAAATATCAACTAAACATTTTTTAAATTCCAAAAAATCAATTTTGTTTTTTTCGGAAAACGTTTCTATATAGAGGTCACCTGTATAAGAAGGAATGGAAACATCATATCCTTCTTGAAGAAGATAACTAATGCCAGCAGAATAAGCTCCCGTCAAATAGCTAAATGGCCCACCCTTTAGAAGGACAGTGTTTCTTTTATTTTCTGGCCTTGAAAATAGAATGCTATTTTTATACGGCTGAACCCGACAGTTCTCCGAAACAATGACAAATCCACTTAACTTTTCATCGATCACATTTCCACTAGAGAGTTCAATGGCCTTGACCTTCAATCCATGTTCTTCATCTTTCCAAATTCTTTGCCAATCAAAACCACACAGGATGTTCACAAGCCCATCGCAAGTAATTTCCAGTCGATTCAAATATCTTTTCAAGTTTATTTTATGGGAGGTAGTTTGAATGGTAAGGTCTCCCACATCTGGAACGATATCTTGCGCGGAGGTAATTAAATTTGTTATCACGTATGCCCGATTGATACACCAAACTTGAGTTTCCTCGATTTCAATATCTGGTGGTCTTTGAAGCGCCTGCTTAATTTTTTGTTCCATATTCAGGTAGCTAGGGACTGTATTGATCTTGCAATCAAATCCAATAAAATAGCCGTATTTTTTCCTGTTTTATCTATGGATGGATTGAATTCACAAAAATCAATGCCAAGAATTTTTATTTTCATTTTTTTCAAAACTTCAAAAGTATCATAAACATGGAAGTCATTGAGACCGTGTGCCACAGGAAAATTAACAGCATCAAAATAAATAGGATTTAAACAATCTAAATCCACACTTATGTAGCAAGGGATATTAGGTGATAGATACTTTTTTAAAAGCTCTTCATTGGGAATTCCTACTGTTGAAATCTTAGGTGACATTTTAACAAATGGCGAAAAGCCACGAATTCCAACTTGTAAAACCGTTACAACCTCTAACCAGGATAGAACATAACTTACAAAATTCGAATGGGTAGGCAGTTCCAGTTCAGAGATTTCCCCCAGGTCCCTATGTGCATCAAAATGAATAAACTGGAACTTTTTCACCTGTTTTTTTAAGGAACTTAGCGCATAATAGGTGACCAAATGGTCTCCGCCCAGGATAAGTGGGATTTTTCCCATTTCATATAGAAAACCCAAAACCTCTTCGAAATGGTTAAAGTATTTTTCTAAATGCATAGTTGGAGAAAATAATATATCTCCAACATCAGATAAGCTGTTTGAACGAAGAATCACCTTCGAATCAGCACAAGAATAGAGATCCTGTTCTGCTAATTTATGAAAGGATGAGTATTGTCTTAAGACTTGAGGAGCATGTTCGCAACCTCCACGACCATTAATTGTTCCAAGTTGAATTGGCGCCCCAACGCAGACAATTTGTCCATCCGGACCAAAGGATGATCCAAAAAGAGTATTACTGTTCTTTTGCATATTTCTTTACACCACGAATCCAGGAAAATCGATTTAGAATAACTATGATAGAAATACCCAACAAGAGGAACCCGACTCGAGACAGATTTAAGTCATATAAGACTGAAGTTGGAAACCACATCACATATACAGTTGGGATAAAGCTTAAAAAATATTTTATAAACCAACTTGGATAAGTTTCTTTAGGTCTCGAACCAAGTTCCAGACTGAGCTCTGAGAGTCTCCAAACTGCTGAGTTAAGAGGAAACCAGAATGAAATATGTACAGATATTCCCATGACAAGCGCGTAAGTGATAAAGCAAAGAATAACGGAACCTATAGCACCTAAAATCTGGGCCATTGAAAGTTGAAATAAAACTGTTTTGTTTGCAAGTATATAGATTGGAACAATCATAGCGCCCAAAGCTTCAAGTCCTATTGTCGAAAAGGAATTCAAGAATTGACTATCCATGGGCCGAATGAGACTGAGATCAATTTCTCGGTCATAAATTTTAGACGGCAGGTCATCATGGGAAGGCTCTAAGAATATATTGTACAGTGCCGCGCTAATATAAAAAAGTGAGGTTAACAAATAAAAATCCTGGCGGATCGCAGTCTCTCCGGCCGCGGCCCGATCACTCGTTAACAAACTAATAAACCAAAAGTTCCCAATCTGAATGATGCATAAGCCAACTAGCCAGCCGATCAGGTAGCTTCGAAAAGCAAGATGACGTTTGAAAGACAGGACAAGAATGAGGAATAGATAATCTAAGTATTTCATACTAATCACCGACAATCGCAATTCGATTTTTAGCATTTGAATACAGAACGTAATAACCAAAAGCTAAAACCAAATTCCAACAAATAGCCGAAAAAAGTATTGCAAATTTGACTTCGTATGAGAGCGAATTTGATAAAACAGCTGCTTGAAGCCCCCCAAGGAGTCCAAATGGATTAAATAAAGAAACCTTATATTCAAATAATTTGAGATAAGGAATTAGGCCGCCCCCAAATACAAAAGTCAGAGCTTTAGCCAAGTGCAGGAGAAAATGATTACTTTCAAAGTACAGTGCCAGAACGCCAATGCACATACCAAAAATACATGAAAAAACGAGTCCCAGACAAATAAGTAACAAAGGAAATACTCCGAAATAAATATCTGGCAGAGGGTAAATAAGAAATAAAAGAATGATTAAGGCTGGTATTATAACTGACAGCCGAGATATCAATGTTCCAAGCCAACTCCCGAC includes the following:
- a CDS encoding arginase family protein, coding for MQKNSNTLFGSSFGPDGQIVCVGAPIQLGTINGRGGCEHAPQVLRQYSSFHKLAEQDLYSCADSKVILRSNSLSDVGDILFSPTMHLEKYFNHFEEVLGFLYEMGKIPLILGGDHLVTYYALSSLKKQVKKFQFIHFDAHRDLGEISELELPTHSNFVSYVLSWLEVVTVLQVGIRGFSPFVKMSPKISTVGIPNEELLKKYLSPNIPCYISVDLDCLNPIYFDAVNFPVAHGLNDFHVYDTFEVLKKMKIKILGIDFCEFNPSIDKTGKNTAILLDLIARSIQSLAT
- a CDS encoding ABC-2 family transporter protein, with amino-acid sequence MKYLDYLFLILVLSFKRHLAFRSYLIGWLVGLCIIQIGNFWFISLLTSDRAAAGETAIRQDFYLLTSLFYISAALYNIFLEPSHDDLPSKIYDREIDLSLIRPMDSQFLNSFSTIGLEALGAMIVPIYILANKTVLFQLSMAQILGAIGSVILCFITYALVMGISVHISFWFPLNSAVWRLSELSLELGSRPKETYPSWFIKYFLSFIPTVYVMWFPTSVLYDLNLSRVGFLLLGISIIVILNRFSWIRGVKKYAKEQ